The Pseudanabaena galeata CCNP1313 genome includes a region encoding these proteins:
- a CDS encoding response regulator, with protein MPTKSILLIDDEPNLAQVIAVCLESFKGWKVQIANSGKAGLSIVESLKPDAILLDVMMPEMDGITVFQHLQQNPETQNIPVILLTAKVQASDRARFAQLDIAGAISKPFEPLQIADQIAQLLNW; from the coding sequence ATGCCCACCAAATCGATTTTACTAATTGATGACGAACCAAATCTGGCTCAAGTCATAGCGGTTTGTTTAGAAAGCTTTAAAGGATGGAAAGTCCAAATCGCAAACTCTGGCAAAGCAGGGCTTAGCATTGTCGAATCCCTCAAACCCGACGCTATTCTCCTTGATGTAATGATGCCTGAAATGGACGGTATTACGGTCTTTCAGCATCTCCAACAAAATCCAGAAACTCAAAATATTCCTGTAATTCTCTTAACAGCCAAAGTACAAGCAAGCGATCGCGCCAGATTTGCTCAACTAGATATAGCAGGGGCGATCTCTAAACCCTTTGAGCCACTCCAAATTGCCGATCAAATTGCCCAACTTCTAAATTGGTAA
- a CDS encoding response regulator has translation MENISRKTVLLIDDEEYICKIVETCVEIFSDWQPLTVPCCEEGLAAVENIRPDVILLDMIMPNMDGFAFLKTLQANPEFANIPVVLLTSRVDLTEAQKIAQLGVRGAIAKPFNSVQIVTQIKRILDW, from the coding sequence ATGGAAAATATATCTAGAAAAACAGTTTTACTAATAGATGACGAGGAATATATTTGCAAAATCGTCGAGACTTGTGTAGAAATTTTTAGTGACTGGCAACCCCTAACCGTCCCTTGCTGTGAAGAGGGCTTAGCAGCCGTTGAAAACATCAGACCCGATGTAATTTTGCTAGATATGATCATGCCAAATATGGATGGATTCGCTTTTCTTAAAACTTTGCAAGCTAATCCTGAATTTGCAAATATTCCTGTTGTCTTACTAACTAGTCGCGTTGACCTCACCGAAGCTCAAAAAATTGCTCAGCTAGGAGTCAGAGGCGCGATCGCTAAACCCTTCAATTCTGTTCAAATTGTTACTCAAATTAAACGTATTTTGGATTGGTAA
- a CDS encoding pentapeptide repeat-containing protein, which yields MGNLEHLAILKQGVASWNRWRLENPEIIPNLSGTNLRRANLREADLSGVNLRWANLSNANLLGANLSGSDLVKANLREADLYKANLKDAEVNGAYLSKAHLREASLQRCDLSLANLQGADLIKAYFNGANLCGADLDSSDLSNANLSETNLSNAILSNVILTNADLRRSDLSNANLEFADLSNTNLSDSKLCAVNLSNANLQECDLSNVAINQANLSYANLCDAILSNANLSNTNLSHANLKNAVLSNAILSDADLSDSNLEDAILSDAILSNANLNGAILTGAQLISAKLDAAFLIGTNLVKANLRLANLNGVSLSEANLFGTIMPDGSVHNH from the coding sequence ATGGGTAACTTAGAACATCTCGCGATACTGAAACAAGGGGTAGCCAGTTGGAATAGATGGCGATTAGAAAATCCTGAGATTATCCCCAATCTGAGTGGTACTAACTTGAGGCGAGCTAATCTCCGCGAAGCAGATTTGAGTGGGGTAAATTTGCGTTGGGCAAACCTGAGTAATGCTAATTTATTAGGAGCGAATCTGAGTGGTTCTGATCTAGTGAAAGCAAATTTGCGAGAGGCTGATTTGTATAAAGCAAATCTCAAAGATGCGGAAGTAAATGGAGCCTATTTGAGTAAGGCTCATCTAAGAGAAGCTTCTTTGCAAAGATGCGATCTAAGTTTGGCAAACCTTCAGGGAGCTGATCTAATTAAGGCATACTTTAACGGAGCAAACTTGTGTGGGGCTGATTTAGATTCAAGTGATTTGAGTAATGCTAATTTAAGTGAAACAAACTTAAGTAATGCCATTTTAAGTAATGTCATTTTGACCAATGCCGATCTTCGTCGTAGTGATTTGAGCAATGCAAATCTAGAATTTGCCGATCTCAGTAATACAAACCTATCAGACTCAAAACTATGTGCTGTAAATTTAAGTAATGCTAATTTGCAAGAATGTGACTTGAGTAATGTTGCTATTAATCAAGCTAATTTAAGTTATGCCAATTTATGTGATGCAATTCTCAGCAATGCCAATCTAAGTAATACAAATTTGAGTCATGCTAATCTTAAAAATGCAGTTTTGAGCAATGCAATTTTGAGTGATGCAGACTTAAGTGATAGTAATTTAGAAGATGCAATTTTAAGTGATGCAATTTTAAGTAATGCTAATTTGAATGGAGCTATTCTGACAGGAGCGCAACTCATCTCAGCTAAATTAGATGCTGCTTTTTTGATTGGGACTAATTTAGTCAAAGCGAATTTGCGCCTTGCGAATCTTAATGGAGTGAGTTTGTCTGAGGCAAATCTATTTGGAACAATTATGCCCGATGGTTCTGTACATAATCACTAA
- a CDS encoding class I SAM-dependent methyltransferase, producing the protein MHKKQWYETLFENYGQQYDNEIFTQGTMGECDFLEKEINYNKELKIIDIGCGTGRHSIELSKRGYDITAIDLSEAMLQRAREKAEQNGLQVEFLRYDARNLPFENQFDLAIMMCEGGFSLMETDEMNFTILQNISKSLKHKSKFIFTTLNGLFPLFHSINEFHAEGVVEGNAQYNSKNFDLMTFRDYSITKFVDDNGEEKELECNERYYVPSEITWLLKMLRFTNVEMFGAKLGAFSREDKLTTEDFEMLVIAER; encoded by the coding sequence ATGCATAAAAAACAATGGTACGAGACCTTATTTGAAAACTATGGTCAACAATATGACAACGAAATTTTTACCCAAGGAACTATGGGTGAATGTGATTTTCTAGAGAAAGAGATAAATTACAACAAGGAGTTAAAGATTATTGATATTGGATGCGGGACGGGTCGCCATTCAATAGAGTTATCAAAAAGAGGTTATGACATTACAGCGATCGATCTGTCTGAAGCGATGCTACAAAGAGCAAGAGAAAAAGCAGAGCAGAATGGTTTACAAGTAGAATTTTTAAGGTACGACGCACGCAACTTACCGTTTGAGAACCAATTTGATTTGGCTATTATGATGTGTGAAGGAGGCTTCTCATTGATGGAAACCGATGAAATGAATTTCACAATTCTTCAAAATATTTCAAAATCTTTGAAGCACAAGTCAAAATTCATTTTTACAACTTTGAATGGGCTATTTCCATTGTTTCACTCTATAAATGAATTTCATGCTGAAGGAGTTGTCGAAGGCAATGCTCAATATAACAGCAAAAATTTTGACCTAATGACATTCAGGGATTATAGCATTACAAAATTTGTAGATGATAATGGAGAAGAAAAAGAACTTGAATGCAACGAAAGGTATTATGTACCATCTGAAATAACATGGCTGCTGAAAATGCTTAGGTTTACGAATGTTGAAATGTTTGGAGCAAAACTTGGTGCTTTTTCTCGTGAAGATAAATTGACAACTGAAGACTTTGAAATGTTAGTAATCGCTGAACGATAG
- a CDS encoding response regulator codes for MSNQQPSVIFIVDDNPANVKLLSTVLSSYGYKILVAMDGLSAIAKITKAQPDLILLDILMPELNGFETCQQLQESEATRHIPIIFMTALASTADKVKGLNLGAVDYVTKPFQQEELIARLELHLKLRHLTQDLDKQNQKLQSEIIQRHKAEEALKIFSRVSEQSPASIVITNVGGDIEYVNPKFEELTGYKFTDVIGRNPRILQSGYVSEQIYTSLWDNITSGKEWHGELQNKKRNGELYWEQASISAIRDPNGNITHYVAVKEDITLRKQKELEFRQQVERERIISRLTLSIRQSLDFTEILNTAVTELRQIIAIDRVLVCCLLPDGSGKITAESVSEQSIKMLDMTIPTEIFPPEMLQYYLESKTYQIDDLDHVEISFGLQEFCRNHTLKAQLVASIMQQNSLWGLLVAHHSQTHQWQQWEIDLFRQVSDQMAIAIAQASLYQRIQTELAEKKLAENALQKLNQELEERVEKRTAALQESEIRLQENNGKLALANIELERATRLKDEFLANMSHELRTPLNAILGLSEALVEGGLGTLSDRQMKAITTVESSGQHLLSLITDILDLAKVESGKLELHLKNVDIKKLCNDSLTFVKQLAVKKNIQLSLNISGCLINTRLSNIQVDELRIRQVLINLLTNAVKFTPDGGAVVLEVQMGEIQHEGEPSEFYTDFIVSDTGIGIAPENISKLFQTFIQIDSALNRKYAGTGLGLSLVKKIVEMHKGSVDVESEVDKGSRFRVRLPYLQSQLTKHETNLLSSAIADVSILTNSTATPSTILIAEDNEANIESVSSYLENRGYQLSLAKNGKIAVEMAIAQKPDIILMDIQMPEMDGLTAMKLIRNNPKVANIPIIALTGLAMTGDRERCLEAGASEYLTKPFRLRQLADMIQELLASRSVSI; via the coding sequence ATGTCTAACCAGCAGCCTTCTGTGATTTTTATAGTTGATGATAATCCTGCCAATGTGAAATTGCTTTCTACGGTTTTAAGTTCCTATGGCTATAAAATTCTCGTGGCTATGGATGGACTGAGCGCGATCGCCAAAATCACCAAAGCACAACCCGATCTAATTTTATTAGATATTCTCATGCCTGAATTAAACGGGTTTGAGACCTGTCAACAGCTTCAAGAGTCAGAAGCAACCCGCCATATTCCAATTATTTTTATGACCGCCTTAGCTAGTACCGCCGATAAGGTCAAGGGATTAAATTTAGGAGCAGTAGATTACGTTACCAAACCTTTTCAACAAGAAGAACTAATTGCTAGACTGGAATTGCATTTAAAACTACGACACCTTACCCAAGATTTAGACAAGCAGAACCAAAAACTCCAATCTGAAATTATCCAACGCCACAAAGCAGAAGAAGCTTTAAAAATCTTCTCAAGGGTATCGGAGCAAAGTCCTGCCTCGATTGTAATTACAAATGTGGGAGGGGATATTGAATATGTCAATCCCAAATTTGAAGAGCTAACAGGTTATAAATTTACCGATGTGATCGGCAGAAATCCCCGCATTCTCCAATCTGGATATGTCTCCGAGCAAATCTACACAAGCCTCTGGGATAACATCACCAGTGGGAAGGAATGGCATGGAGAACTGCAAAATAAAAAGCGCAATGGAGAACTGTATTGGGAACAGGCTTCCATCTCGGCAATTAGAGATCCAAATGGTAACATTACTCATTATGTCGCTGTCAAAGAAGATATTACACTCCGCAAACAAAAGGAATTAGAATTTCGGCAACAGGTTGAACGCGAACGAATTATATCAAGGTTAACCTTGAGTATTCGGCAATCCCTTGATTTTACGGAAATTTTAAATACGGCTGTTACCGAGTTAAGACAGATTATTGCCATTGATCGCGTTTTAGTTTGTTGCTTGTTACCCGACGGTAGTGGCAAAATCACTGCCGAGTCTGTGTCTGAGCAATCAATAAAAATGCTAGACATGACAATTCCTACGGAAATATTTCCGCCAGAAATGCTCCAATATTATCTCGAAAGCAAAACTTATCAGATTGATGATCTTGATCACGTAGAGATTTCGTTCGGGCTACAAGAATTTTGCCGAAACCACACACTCAAAGCTCAGTTGGTTGCATCGATTATGCAACAGAATAGCCTCTGGGGATTGCTAGTAGCCCATCATAGCCAGACGCATCAATGGCAACAGTGGGAAATCGATCTTTTTCGCCAAGTCAGTGATCAGATGGCGATCGCGATCGCCCAAGCTAGTCTCTATCAAAGAATCCAAACGGAATTAGCCGAAAAGAAACTTGCTGAAAATGCTCTGCAAAAGCTCAATCAAGAGTTAGAGGAGCGAGTAGAAAAGCGCACTGCGGCTCTTCAGGAAAGCGAGATTCGATTACAAGAAAACAACGGAAAATTAGCCCTAGCCAATATTGAGCTAGAGCGAGCTACGCGCCTCAAGGATGAGTTTTTGGCAAATATGAGCCATGAGTTACGCACGCCTTTGAATGCAATTTTAGGTCTGTCAGAGGCTTTAGTGGAAGGAGGCTTAGGGACTTTAAGCGATCGGCAAATGAAAGCAATTACTACTGTCGAATCAAGTGGACAGCATTTACTATCATTAATTACCGATATCCTCGATCTTGCCAAAGTCGAATCAGGAAAACTAGAGCTACACCTTAAAAATGTGGATATCAAGAAGCTCTGTAACGACAGCCTTACCTTTGTCAAACAACTCGCTGTCAAAAAAAATATTCAACTATCTCTTAATATTTCTGGTTGCCTAATAAATACTCGTCTTTCCAATATTCAAGTTGATGAATTACGAATCCGTCAGGTCTTAATCAATCTGCTCACCAATGCCGTGAAGTTTACCCCAGACGGTGGAGCAGTAGTATTAGAAGTCCAAATGGGCGAAATTCAGCACGAGGGCGAACCATCGGAGTTTTATACGGACTTTATAGTCTCTGATACAGGGATTGGTATCGCTCCAGAGAATATTAGCAAACTGTTCCAAACCTTTATCCAAATTGACAGCGCCCTCAATCGTAAATATGCAGGTACAGGTTTGGGACTTTCGCTAGTAAAAAAGATTGTGGAAATGCACAAAGGATCTGTTGATGTAGAAAGTGAAGTCGATAAAGGCAGCCGATTTCGGGTGCGTCTGCCCTACCTGCAAAGTCAATTAACTAAGCATGAGACTAACTTGCTGTCATCAGCGATCGCTGATGTATCGATCCTGACAAACTCTACCGCAACACCTTCTACAATTTTGATCGCTGAAGATAACGAGGCTAATATTGAAAGTGTCAGTAGTTATCTAGAAAATCGAGGATATCAATTATCACTAGCGAAAAATGGCAAAATTGCGGTGGAGATGGCGATCGCGCAAAAGCCTGATATTATTCTGATGGATATCCAAATGCCTGAAATGGATGGACTTACGGCGATGAAACTTATTCGTAATAATCCAAAGGTAGCCAATATTCCGATCATTGCACTTACGGGTTTGGCAATGACAGGCGATCGCGAACGGTGTTTAGAGGCGGGAGCTAGTGAATATCTCACTAAACCATTTCGCTTACGACAGCTAGCCGATATGATTCAAGAACTTTTAGCCTCAAGAAGTGTGAGTATCTAG
- a CDS encoding PAS domain S-box protein: MLDGLLKDEQKNHLKQISNTRNLFLGLAIAVVSILGGGIGSFYWFGQKITHNTQEKLLAIAQLKANQIEQWINERQSDALIFTSRPSVITTLQAIERGIQDDNAQQQRLIMQQEAFKTRTEYGYHRIVLIDRAGRLVWQEGQPANLTELVTQTFQAKLRTPTKVNRFEFVDMHWQETSTGKMAVYGVLVPIYDQTNTLIGAAYLESDPTNYLFPLLRSWPTTSATAETFLVRQEGNLARYLNPLRHRDNAGLEFTRSLDQTGFLSVQAIKTTQKQKLLSRLSDYRNISVIGASQRIKNTPWVMVAKIDLSEADEPLQQLAIIVSSLTGLLIGIVFYVAYQIRRLGGLALQSLKQKAETEQALMVADNASRYLTAIETSIDGYAMLDRFGKFKEVNAALTAITDYSNEQLLERSIFDLVVTTDIEQNEFTSSWIAHQKTKICQQWKQRSGNLIDVQISISYFPQGEGLFFVFVQDITNQIKLQHQLERTTQLHRFLSRANEAIVRIREPQELLLKICEIASDYGKFRLVWIGIVNPETLIVETFAAAGEAINYIQEMQISIDPSLPTSLEPAGIAIRDNQIVVVNDYFTDPKTLPWHSQAQKHGISGSTAFPLVIDQQNVGAIVFYASEKNFFDDIVVNLLTELTEDVGLSLRLTDSEKRRAAAEREIQEHAFLFRSQFDVGVLGIAISSIDKRWLRVNHKLSEMLGYSETELCNMSWTEMTHTEDLASNLDKFQRLLNGEIDGYEMEKRFIRKDGSLVYTILNVSCYRNADHSVKFLISSFQDITTRKQAAIALQNSEERFRLAIVNAPFPIILYSRDNQPLQINRAWINQTGFTDCDITEITEWTDRFCQNYLPLLQPSQNHTSEHDSPTEVKEINITTYDGSTRVWQFNSAYLSSIIDSQQMIIGVATDITEQKIVAQALQESEERLSRAITDAPLPIIIHAEDGQIIQINRTWTEITGYTLAEIPTIGDWVAKVFRDNYQEILRKIQNLYEITEQCDDGEFEIFTKDGSRRIWNFATAPLGRIADGRRALISMAMDVTDRKANEIALKEAKQQAEEANQAKSTFLANMSHELRTPLNGILGYAQVFARDVNLTPKQKEGLEIISQCGKHLLSLISEILDLSKIEAHHLDLNPSVINFPKFLMSVAKICQIKAEEKSLLFNHEFSEDLPVNLLVDEQRLRQILLNLLGNAIKFTDHGMVTLRVEVVPVDINNPSKDDTTPHLTKILFAVIDTGKGIAPEHLDKIFQPFEQVGDFKKRPEGTGLGLSITQKLVSMMGGNLQVSSKINRGSSFWFSLDLAEIKTRQPIVSNIAIADSPNIIGYTGRRITILVVDDRWANRAVIKNLLEPLGFIVLEAENGYHGILMAKNNSVDVIIADLAMPEMNGIEMVRQLRQMPKFQNIPILALSASIVESEKIRSINAGCDDFLAKPIDLSIFLGKIQEYLHLSWIYNQSAPKQTSDTMAEQLLIIPPFTELAAILSALGVGDFEVIAQEAQRISQLDPQYQSFADRLLSLVQAFDEPNIFKLLQSRSDSYHV, translated from the coding sequence ATGTTAGATGGATTACTAAAGGATGAGCAAAAAAATCATCTAAAGCAAATATCTAACACCAGAAACTTATTTTTGGGGTTAGCGATCGCTGTTGTGAGTATATTAGGCGGGGGGATAGGGTCTTTTTATTGGTTTGGACAAAAGATTACCCACAATACTCAAGAAAAACTCCTAGCGATCGCCCAGTTAAAAGCCAATCAAATTGAACAATGGATTAATGAACGACAATCCGATGCCCTGATCTTTACATCGCGTCCATCGGTAATCACCACCCTCCAAGCAATTGAAAGGGGCATACAGGATGACAACGCGCAACAGCAGCGATTGATAATGCAGCAAGAGGCTTTCAAGACGAGAACAGAATATGGATATCACAGAATAGTACTAATTGATCGAGCGGGCAGGTTGGTATGGCAAGAAGGACAACCAGCAAATTTGACGGAATTAGTAACGCAGACTTTTCAGGCAAAATTACGAACCCCGACTAAAGTAAATAGATTTGAATTTGTCGATATGCATTGGCAGGAAACTAGCACAGGTAAGATGGCTGTATATGGAGTGCTTGTACCTATCTATGATCAAACGAATACCCTCATAGGAGCAGCGTATTTAGAATCAGATCCCACCAATTATTTATTTCCCCTATTAAGATCATGGCCGACAACTAGCGCCACTGCGGAAACCTTTCTCGTGCGACAAGAAGGAAATTTGGCACGATATCTCAATCCTCTTCGCCATAGAGATAATGCTGGATTAGAATTTACCCGATCGCTAGATCAAACTGGTTTTTTATCAGTACAAGCCATAAAAACGACACAAAAACAGAAGTTATTATCGCGATTATCTGATTATCGCAATATCTCAGTGATCGGCGCATCACAGAGAATTAAAAATACACCTTGGGTAATGGTCGCCAAAATTGATCTTAGTGAGGCTGACGAACCTTTACAGCAGTTGGCAATTATCGTTAGCAGTTTGACAGGGCTTTTGATTGGTATTGTTTTTTATGTTGCTTACCAGATTAGGCGATTGGGAGGATTAGCCCTACAATCCCTAAAGCAAAAAGCCGAAACTGAACAAGCGTTGATGGTTGCTGATAATGCCTCACGATATCTGACTGCGATTGAGACTTCCATTGATGGCTATGCCATGCTCGATCGCTTTGGCAAATTTAAGGAAGTAAACGCAGCTTTGACCGCAATCACAGATTACAGTAACGAGCAATTATTGGAGCGATCAATTTTTGACTTAGTAGTAACTACAGACATCGAACAAAATGAATTCACCTCCAGTTGGATTGCCCACCAGAAAACAAAAATTTGTCAGCAATGGAAGCAAAGAAGTGGCAATCTCATTGATGTGCAAATTAGTATCTCCTATTTTCCTCAGGGAGAAGGTCTATTTTTTGTGTTTGTGCAGGACATCACCAATCAAATTAAGTTACAGCATCAACTCGAACGCACTACGCAACTGCACAGATTTCTGAGTCGGGCTAATGAAGCGATCGTCCGTATTCGTGAACCGCAGGAATTACTACTTAAAATTTGTGAAATTGCATCTGATTATGGGAAATTTCGACTCGTTTGGATCGGCATTGTCAATCCTGAAACCTTGATAGTCGAGACATTTGCGGCAGCAGGAGAAGCGATTAACTATATTCAAGAAATGCAAATATCCATTGATCCATCTCTACCAACTTCCCTTGAGCCAGCGGGTATTGCTATTAGAGACAATCAAATTGTTGTCGTCAATGATTATTTTACAGACCCAAAAACTCTTCCGTGGCATTCCCAAGCCCAAAAACATGGTATTAGCGGTAGTACTGCTTTCCCCTTGGTCATCGATCAGCAGAACGTTGGCGCGATCGTCTTCTATGCTTCAGAAAAAAACTTTTTTGACGATATTGTTGTCAATTTATTGACAGAACTGACCGAAGATGTGGGGCTATCACTCAGGCTTACTGACTCCGAAAAACGTCGCGCCGCCGCAGAAAGAGAAATACAAGAACATGCATTTCTCTTTAGATCGCAATTTGATGTCGGGGTACTTGGTATTGCCATTAGTTCAATTGATAAACGATGGTTGCGGGTCAATCATAAACTGTCGGAAATGCTCGGTTATAGCGAAACTGAACTATGCAATATGTCATGGACAGAGATGACCCATACGGAGGATCTTGCATCTAACCTCGATAAATTTCAAAGATTGCTTAATGGTGAAATTGATGGTTATGAAATGGAAAAGAGGTTTATTCGCAAGGATGGCTCTTTGGTATATACCATCCTCAATGTATCTTGTTATCGTAATGCAGATCACTCCGTAAAGTTCCTGATTTCATCATTTCAAGATATCACTACTCGCAAACAGGCTGCAATCGCCCTCCAAAACAGTGAAGAACGGTTTCGTTTAGCGATCGTCAACGCACCATTCCCCATCATTCTCTATTCGAGGGATAACCAACCATTACAAATTAACCGTGCTTGGATTAATCAAACGGGATTTACAGACTGTGACATTACTGAAATAACAGAATGGACAGATCGATTTTGTCAAAACTATCTGCCATTGCTACAACCATCTCAAAACCATACATCTGAACATGATAGTCCTACAGAAGTTAAAGAAATAAATATTACAACTTATGATGGTTCCACTCGTGTTTGGCAGTTTAACTCTGCTTACCTCTCAAGTATCATCGATTCTCAGCAAATGATCATTGGTGTCGCTACGGATATTACAGAGCAGAAGATAGTAGCACAAGCCCTCCAAGAAAGTGAAGAAAGACTGAGCCGCGCCATTACTGATGCTCCCCTACCGATTATTATTCATGCGGAAGATGGACAAATCATACAAATTAATCGAACTTGGACAGAAATCACTGGCTATACTCTTGCAGAAATTCCCACCATTGGAGATTGGGTAGCGAAGGTTTTTCGGGATAACTATCAGGAGATTCTACGGAAAATCCAAAACCTCTATGAGATTACCGAACAGTGTGACGATGGAGAGTTTGAGATATTTACGAAAGATGGCTCTAGGCGAATTTGGAATTTTGCAACTGCTCCCCTAGGTCGGATTGCTGATGGTAGACGAGCGTTAATTTCGATGGCAATGGATGTCACCGATCGCAAAGCCAATGAAATAGCTCTAAAAGAAGCCAAGCAACAGGCCGAAGAAGCTAATCAAGCCAAAAGCACTTTCCTCGCCAATATGAGCCATGAATTACGGACTCCCCTCAATGGCATCCTTGGCTATGCTCAAGTTTTTGCGCGTGACGTTAATCTCACACCTAAACAAAAAGAAGGGCTAGAAATTATTAGTCAGTGTGGCAAGCATTTACTCAGTCTCATTTCTGAAATTCTTGACTTATCGAAAATCGAAGCCCATCATTTAGATTTAAATCCCTCTGTCATCAACTTCCCAAAATTCTTGATGAGTGTAGCAAAAATCTGTCAAATCAAGGCTGAGGAAAAAAGCTTGCTCTTCAATCACGAGTTTTCTGAAGACTTACCCGTAAATTTACTTGTCGATGAACAACGTCTAAGGCAAATATTGCTGAATCTATTAGGAAATGCAATTAAGTTTACCGATCACGGCATGGTAACTTTGCGCGTAGAAGTAGTACCAGTAGATATCAACAATCCAAGTAAAGATGATACAACTCCCCATCTTACCAAAATTCTCTTTGCAGTCATTGATACTGGCAAAGGTATTGCTCCAGAACATTTAGACAAAATATTTCAGCCCTTTGAGCAGGTAGGTGATTTCAAAAAACGTCCTGAAGGCACTGGACTAGGATTATCAATTACTCAAAAGTTAGTCTCTATGATGGGGGGAAATCTCCAAGTGAGCAGCAAGATTAATAGAGGCAGCAGCTTTTGGTTTTCCTTAGATTTAGCTGAGATTAAAACGCGGCAACCTATTGTTAGTAATATTGCGATCGCTGATTCGCCAAACATTATTGGATATACAGGTCGCAGAATCACCATTTTAGTAGTGGATGACCGTTGGGCAAATCGGGCGGTGATCAAGAATTTACTAGAGCCATTAGGTTTCATTGTGCTAGAAGCGGAAAATGGCTATCATGGAATCTTAATGGCAAAAAACAATTCCGTCGATGTCATTATTGCCGATCTAGCTATGCCTGAGATGAATGGGATTGAAATGGTGCGTCAATTAAGACAGATGCCAAAATTTCAGAATATCCCTATTCTGGCTCTTTCTGCTAGTATTGTCGAATCCGAGAAAATCAGAAGTATTAACGCAGGCTGTGATGATTTTTTGGCAAAGCCCATTGATTTATCGATATTTTTAGGAAAAATTCAAGAATATCTACATCTATCATGGATTTATAATCAATCAGCACCGAAGCAAACATCCGACACAATGGCAGAGCAGCTTTTAATCATACCGCCATTTACTGAGTTAGCTGCAATTCTATCGGCATTAGGAGTTGGTGATTTCGAGGTGATCGCTCAAGAAGCCCAAAGAATTAGCCAACTTGATCCGCAATACCAAAGTTTTGCCGATAGATTACTATCCTTAGTGCAAGCCTTTGATGAACCAAATATTTTCAAGCTATTGCAGTCAAGGAGTGATAGTTACCATGTCTAA
- a CDS encoding agmatine deiminase family protein, translated as MDHPKTLGYSQPAEWQPHTACWLAFPSHRDLWLEYLDIVQAEFVALAKAIATSEQLEILVLEETAALAKELLGDLPVRFHQIPFGDIWMRDITPIYIKNADGKLGALHFQWNGWGGKYLLEHDDRVAENILATLDIPKFEFDWVLEGGAIEVDGAGTCLTTKQCLLNPNRNPQMDQQAIELGLKNALGVEKVLWIEEGLLNDHTDGHIDTIARFIAPHTVMCMHPTSEDDPNYRVLNDIAAQLEAMTDAQGHKLNVVKIPSPSLVLDDEGEIMPASYLNFYISNDSVIIPTYGSENDELAVQAIAQHFPNRKAIGLSAKHILLGGGAFHCITCHQPQ; from the coding sequence ATGGATCACCCCAAAACCTTGGGCTACTCACAGCCAGCCGAATGGCAACCCCACACCGCCTGCTGGCTAGCCTTCCCCAGCCATCGCGACCTGTGGTTAGAATATCTCGATATCGTCCAAGCGGAATTTGTCGCCCTAGCCAAAGCGATCGCCACATCCGAACAGCTAGAAATCTTAGTACTCGAAGAAACTGCGGCTCTAGCAAAGGAACTGCTCGGAGATTTACCCGTGCGCTTTCATCAGATTCCCTTTGGTGACATCTGGATGCGCGATATCACACCGATCTATATCAAAAATGCAGATGGGAAACTAGGGGCTTTGCATTTTCAATGGAACGGTTGGGGTGGCAAATATCTACTAGAACATGACGATCGCGTAGCCGAAAATATTCTTGCAACCCTTGACATACCTAAATTTGAATTTGACTGGGTACTCGAAGGCGGTGCGATCGAAGTCGATGGAGCAGGAACCTGTCTCACCACCAAGCAATGTCTCCTCAATCCCAACCGTAATCCGCAGATGGATCAACAGGCGATCGAATTGGGATTAAAAAATGCCTTGGGAGTAGAAAAAGTACTGTGGATTGAAGAAGGGCTTCTCAATGACCACACCGACGGTCATATCGACACGATCGCCCGTTTTATCGCGCCTCATACCGTCATGTGTATGCACCCAACCTCTGAGGATGATCCTAATTACCGAGTTCTCAATGATATTGCTGCTCAACTAGAAGCAATGACCGACGCTCAAGGACATAAATTGAATGTAGTTAAAATCCCTTCACCAAGTCTCGTTCTCGATGACGAAGGCGAAATTATGCCCGCCAGTTATCTCAACTTCTACATCTCCAATGACAGCGTGATTATTCCCACCTATGGCTCAGAGAATGATGAATTAGCAGTGCAGGCGATCGCCCAGCATTTCCCAAACCGCAAAGCGATCGGGCTTTCAGCAAAACATATTCTCTTAGGTGGTGGGGCATTTCACTGCATCACTTGTCATCAGCCGCAATAG